The region aacaaaacagcagcagaagcacagaacccaagaatggactaacagttaccaaagggaaagggactggggacgacgggtgggaagggagggataagagcgggaaaaaagaaagggggccttacgattagcatgtatagtgtggcgggggcacggggagggctgtgcaacacagagaagacaagtagtgattttacagcatcttactatgttgatggacagtgactgtgaacaggtatgtggggggtacttggtgatggagggagcctagtgaacataatgcctttcatgtaattgtagattaatgataccaaaataaaattaaaaaaaaaaaagaagtaccaaGGCTGACATTGTGGGGCTCCCCGGTGTGCTTATTGCATCTCACTTTAACCATCTCAGTTTAACCATCACCAGGGACCTAATCTTCTCTCACACCTGTGAAGGGACGCCTACTATCTCTGCCCTCAACTTACCCACCTTTTTCTATGTCAGTCTTGATCTGCTCTTCAAGATCCTCAGGGGACACGTAGAAATCCTCCTCTGGCACTGACGACTGGGGCCGGCAGCGTCCACAACAGCAGTTACAACAGCAGCATAGACAGCAGCAAAAATAGCAGCCAGTCAGGAGGCCGATGACGGCGATCAAGGTCTGGGGAGCAAAGGCCAGCGAGACACGTGAAGGGCTGTGGCTGCGGGAGACCAGAAGTTCACTGAGCGCTCGTGCGCTTCCGGAGGCCCGGACGCATCACGGCTCACACTCATCCTTGTTCCGTGCAAGGACTGTATTTTTAGTTTCCTTGGAAACTAATTCTTCATAAAGTTTTGCCTAACTAGTTAAGGCCAGAGGAAATGGCCTGTAGCCAAAGTAATAAAGTCTgacattttcttcttcattcttaaGCTCTGGTGATCATTATTAAGAGTagagcaaagaaaacaacaaacataACCTCTATGTTAAATGAGCTACTCAAGGGGACTGAATCCTTGTCATAAAAGAAGAGCTATTAATAGCTCCAcctcccgccccctccccccaTTTCTCTTACTCACCAAGTCTGCAGAGTCTCTCTCCTCAAGAACTCTTGCACCCTCCTGCTCCTCTCTGTCCTGACTGATAGGGCTTTAGAACAGATCCTAATATCTCTGCTCTGAACACTTCAGTAGCCTCCTaactggcctccctgcctccgcTCTTGCCTGCTAATCCACTCTGCACATTGCTGCTGGAGTCTTCTGAGATAAATGTTCTCTTGAGCCATGCAGCAATTCTCCTGCCTCTTAGAAAAGGCTAGAACTCCTTATTAATGGCCAGCTGGCTTCTGCCATGCCCTCCCCTGTACTAGCTGGCCTGTTCCTGCCATAGCTTTGCTCTCCCTATGGATTTATCTCCTTAGATGCCCAGCCCCCATTCCCCAGGCATGTAACAAATACCCGCTGTGTGTTTAAGATTCATCTTACAGATCCTCTCTCTGACATCTTTCCTGTTCCCCACACCCTGAACAATTACTCCCTCCTTTGTGCCGCATTTGTACTCCATAAGAACTTGTACCATGGTGTTTGTTTTGTCTGCACTCTGATACATTGATCAGTTTGTAGATCTGTCTCATGTTAGACCTTCCTGAAAGCTAGAGCTGTATGTTAGTCATCTTTCAATCCTTCCTACCTAAGGATTTAGTAGCTGAAATGTGGTAGGCACTTGATAAATACCTACTGAACTGATGCATCTATAAAATCGTAGATAAACAAGTGATTTATTCCTCCTAGTAAACAGCACCAGGATTTCCCCACAAGTGTATAAAAGGTTTACTCACTAAGTTCACCATGGTTAAAGATTAAAAGATACTCTCCCAGTGCCCctatttaaagttaaaataagtTAGCCATTTTTAActgagaaaaatatatgtatggttttgtttaaaatgcattatttgaAATAGAAAGGAAGTGGTTTATACCTCTTTGAATCAAAATGCAGATTTTATCCAATAAAGGGAGCAAAGAAGATTAAGATCACTGTATGTGTGCATTTAAGGTAGAAATCTCTAATGTTGACAATGCCCCTCTGCCCCACTCCTACTTACTAGCCCAGGCTCCCTCTGTCTCTGGCCCCAGTTGACTGTTGGTGGCTTAGAGTGAAGGAACTTTAGTCACATTCTCACACCTATAACCTTTTTGCTTTGGGTGCTCTGTATTTTCTCAGACTTAGGTAAATCACTgtgaaaacaaaactgaaacacCTCCCTCCTCACTGCCTCTGAGACCCTTCTATTTAGTATTCCTGAGCCATTGCTCAAACAAGCTCCTCCTTTCTCTACCTTCttttgcccttttttgtttttattatgcaagtcccatatttttctcttctctgaaaattttctttaattcatATACTGTTTTGTTCTTTATTACAACTAGCTTGTCTATTGCAGAAATAACCTTGCCTAATCCCTGATAGTGCTGGCACAGCACTAGGCATAGGTAAGTGTCCACTATGTTGTAAATATACATTTTCAATAGTACACTGACTCATTCATTTGTGCAGTGCATACTTAGTACCTGATCACTCTGTGCCGGGCCTCTCCAATGGGCACTGGGCAATTAGGCTTTGGCACAAGTAGTTTGAGAAGATAGGATTTTTttgtagctttatttttaaagagccacatgaggaattattttatttatgttttatacaACTGGACGATTTCTGCTTGTCTATATGAAGTTTGATCAATCCTGCCAACTTTCTGAGCAAGAAAATCTATACTCATTTTTATTCAAGTAGGCCCCAATATGCAATCAGGAGGTGCTAGTTGTAAAAATTATCTAAAACTCCAGATATCTCTTCCCATGGAAAGAATGTCATGCCTGGAGGTTAGGTTCCCAGGTGAGCCCACATAAGTCCATACTGTTATATGAACATCCAATCTATCATCATAAATGATACTGTTAGTTCGTACACTCTTATTCCAAGTTCCAAATCTGCTTGGCAGAAACTTTTCTCCCTCTAAAGTCATCAACAACAGAGAACAGGGGTTTCAGTGGGAATCCTAGTTATCCCCAAGAAAAGGAACTCTGGGGACTGCAAGAAGGAAAATGAGGCTTCTGGCTGCAGATTCTCTCCATTCTTGTATACAAAAACATATTCTCTCTCTTCCCACATACATAATACACTTCAATTTAGTAAGGTTTGCTTTAGTAAAAGAAACCAGAATCAAAATACTACGGAACTTGAAACCTGCCTTTATGGAGAtctgcagttttttaaaattattaatcacAACTCATATGAATGTGAGTTCATATGATTTCACAAAATTTGTGAACTGTTAACTCCTCATATGTATGTGAACTGCCCAGAAAGTATGCTAAGGGACTATATATATATGGTTCAtatgtaaatattctttcatCAGAAGATAAGTATATTAAAACTTATAAGCAAATATAAAACCATCACCAAATACATATACTATGGACTCCCTAGGAAACCATACAAAATTTACCATCAAAAGTCAATTCTGATTGCCTTAAGTCCTTAAAAATACTGCCTTTTTTTGACCagatatcttttttctctctctttccctctctctggctctccaaCTCCCTGTCTGCCACTACTTAattctcatctttcccttctcatttctttcaCTACCTCACAGCAGGCTCCACATGAGCCTCTGACATAGTTACCACGCATTCCCGGAGTATTGTGTTTGCTGATGGAGCCTATGCTATAGATAGTAAAGCACAAGGCTAAATTTGTCCTGTAATAATTTATTAAACAGTTGTCAcactaataaattatttttggtttttgagCAATGAGTCAGTTCTTAATTAGTCATTATAGGAAGACAGAGGGCAGTCAGAATTAACCTGAAGCTTCaaatttgaaataattaatgTCTGGAGGTATTTTAAGTCATGCCATATTTAATAATTACTTGGTgaactaaagcaaaaataaccCTCCAATAAAAGTTTTCAGTCGAAGCACTATCTCCTTTTATTTAGAAGAGTTTAATAACATAGTAAGGGTAAGctttctttaagatggaatcttaaaGAGTGAATAATATCATGATCTTCCAGGAAATtgtttctgaaggaaaaaaaaagttgattcaCCTTTGCCCACCAGCTTGACAGCATGAAGTAGGTATTAACATTTTCATCTCCAAATTGCTCAGCCACATAGAGTCCTAGTGATCCGTACTTATCATATATATTTCTCTTTGATGTGTTGGTAAGTATGGTATGGGCCTTGTTGATTTCTTTAAACTTTTCCGCAGCAGCTGGATCATCTGGATTCTTGTCTGGATGGTGCTTCAGGgccaattttcttttaaaataagaaagtgaGGAGAAGTGTTATTTAACAGGAATTACAAAGGCATTTTAGAAGGGCACTCTTCATTCCTACATCCTTTATACATACAAATACTGTGAAATGATGTGTCACACTGATGTTGATTTAACAAAGGAACTTTTCATTAAGTGTCCCTTGTTTCTAATGTGCAGGCACAATAGTATTATTTTTCCCCTCATATCCTCAGTAGAATTCTCAATAGCTTCATAATTGTTCAGTCTGAGACATTCTGCTGTCGGCAAACATGTGAAGTTTATTTTTACCTGGAAGCCGATCATTAGCCCATCTCAACATGCAAAGGCCTTTAAGAGTACCAGTAAGTAACAGGACCACCTTACATCAAAATTCCATTGAGGACTGGAAGAATCTTCCAGAATTAACAAAACTTCACACCACATATTCTAAATgttaaacaaaaatgtaaaaaaagaaaatctctgatTCATACTCCCTTGAATAAACATCATGACCCTTTCACAAATCCTCTGTTGTTTTTATGAACAAATACAATGACATCCCTTGTTTTCAGATGTATATTTGTCCTCTTTTCAAATAGGTCTTTCCACTCCAAATAATCTGCAGAAATGTACTTGCTAGTACAAAGTCCTCTCTCTTCTGTGGGTTATAAAGCAGTTCCTGAAGGGTATGGGTATGTGTGTgctgtattttgtgtgtgtgatgtggggGTAGTTTGGGGTATTCTTTATTCTTCAGTTATACTCGAGTATTAAAAAATCCTACAAAGTGTATGTAAAAAGTGAGCTATGATAGGCTCTGGCTGGTGACCATTTCCCTGACTTTCTTCTACAGACAGGTTTAAATTATGATTAAAGCCATGTTCAAAATTGAGTCTCTAGTAATTTTTCTACTGCAAAGTCAATTTTATGACTCTTAACTGGAAATTCCACAACTTATTCTTTTACCTTGAGGAATACATCTTAAGCCTTTGTTTTTATTGGTTTGGATTAACTTGTTTCATTTTAATGCAACAATAAAAGGACATACAtagagcagaaaaataaaatacctcataCATCAGTCTATAgaataaactggaaaaaatgaCATCGTTTTAGAAATTTAAGTATTGCTGGTTAGGAAATAGGTAAATAAGCAGTTCAGTGTACAGATGCTTAAAATGTACCAACATATGTAGAAGTATAGATCATGGTATATAATTCACTCCAACTCTGAATTCAGAATAAACAAAGAGAATTAAACAATGATAGTGCAATTTAAATTGTTTAACCAaaacatttttcattcttctttttgagaGGTATTTGGTGTACCTTTAAATCCTTATTGATAGGGCCATTTGAGACATTTTTTTCTGTGCccagtttattgatgaaatcGTGCCAGTAGCACAAAATGCCtagtttgttattttaaaaacttttataataTTTACTATATGCCAATACTATTGTAAACATGTTATACATGTTAATTCATCAATCTTCACCACAACTTTATAATGATCCCGTTTTATACATGAGAAAGTTTTCCCACcatgaggttaagtaacttgcctagtgTCACACAGCTAATCTGACTCTGAGCATATGCTCTTAACCACCACTGTGCTGCCTCCtatatattcttaaatttaaaaaataagacacacAGAATATTGGTAAGCCCTTGTAGGGACTTTGGCATTTGGTCTAGGTGATATGGGAAGCATACATTGGTTTTGAGAGGAGTGGTATGATCTGACTTTAATTTTGGAAGGAGATGTCCATCTTGGAGAGGACAAAGGTAAAAGTGGGGAGACTCTTTTAGAAGGTCATGGTGGTTTGGACCAGTGTGATAGAGGATATAGTGAGAAGTGgttggattctggatatatttttgaGGGGTAGCAGATGGATTGGATGTGGAATGCAAAAGAAGAAGGAATCAGGGATTGTATCAAACTTCTGGCTTTTGAGCAATTGGAAAATTTGAGTAATTGGAAGTTTGGAGTTACTGCTTAATGAGTTGGCAAGAGATTTATTGATTTGATTTTGGGGGGGTAATGGAGAatggtttgctagtatttggaGTTCTGGTATGGACACCTTTGGGGTGCCTATTAGACTTGGAAGTGGAAAGGGAGGTAAGAGATACATGAGCCTGGAGTTCAGGCAAGAATTACTATGGGAGATAAATGTTTGGGAGTTCCCAGCAGGTAGATGGTATGTAGAGCCATGCAAGTAGAGAGATTCCCAAGAGTGTGGGTCCAAGAGAATTCTAAAGACTGAGctttaagaaggaagaaccaGGAGAGAGATGAAAAAAGACTGCTCAATGATACAGAAGGAAAACTTTGGAGAATATGGTGTCTTGGGATCCAAGTGAACAAAGTATTTCAAGGATGACAGTGGTTAcctgtgtcaaatgcttttgacAGGTCATGTATGATGAGGACTAAGAATTGGTCACTGGGTTTAGTGATACAGAACTCTGCGGACCTTGACACACACCCATGCATATACGCATTTACACACAGACACTTGTCTATCTGTTTttatataaggaaaaataaaacagaaaaataagtagaaaagaaagatgaaaatggAAGTTATAGCCACGATTAACAGTATTATAGTTGACATTGGAATTATAGGTGATTCTTCATTTCTGcttgttaaaaatacacatatattactTGTGTGGTTTCTTTCCCTAAGCATTTTTAAGCTCTCATTACAAATGTTGTTCTCTTTTAATAGCTGAAAGTTTATAGAGTTTATTCCCTTAAATGACCTACTACCAaacaagagagggaaaaaagaaagaaaaaagtcctCAAGCTTCAGTGATACAACTATCATCATCAAAAAGCTCCGAGTGGATTCTTCAAGCACATTAATTTTAATGGTACAATAATCCTGGAATTCTCTCTCAGTGTTGTAGAATACAATCGCAGCATTTCCCCTACTAGTTCCAGAGATCATATCTAAGCTGATCAAATCCAAGGGCTATTCCTTTTGACTTGAAAGAAGGAGATCTCTAGAAAATGCCTCTGCATACATTTCCTGTTTCTAAGGTTCAGTTGTAGACTGTACACACTGCCCCATACTTAGCCAGAGAATCCTGGCTTCCCATCATATTTTAAGCTGTTTGGATCTTTGTTAGCTCACAAAGGCAGATGCTATCAACCATTTATCACACTCCTCTAACAATGGAGCTGGCAAATTCAGAGGGCTGGAGCGCCTCCATTTGTAACAAATCCAATTCCTAGCCATCAGCAGCATTTTGACTCCTCTTGGCAGATAGTCTTGGCTCTGAGGAATTCTTGGGAAATATGGCTGGCAGGGCAGCTGCCAAAATTACACAGCTGCTCAAGGAAGTAGTTGACTGATGTCCCACCCCCTTGGGAATTATCTCTTGAACAAGAAAGCACATATGGAATTTAGGGTGAAAGGAAGTGCTTGGAGTACCTTTAAATATAACATCAACCTATTCATTTTAAAGACCTTTCTAATAATTTCCCATTTTATACTTAAAAGTGGCATAATACTGAACCAGAATGTGAGCCTTTAATTCTAAATTTCTCTATACTCTTAGTCACTTGTTAATCTGGGATGGCTATAATTAATATTAGAAATAGCATTAATGCCTTTAATTTCCACTTCAAAATAGTGGAACTTAGTTTACTGAGGTTCAGAGGCCAGCCTTTCCAAACAAGAAAGTCTCCTCTGATATTCCAGTCCCCTGGAGATCTGACCTAAAGCCGGGCATCACAGTCAGAATTGGGTCTTAGGTGAATTAGAGACTGGTAGAAAGTGCGGGTTGAGGAAGAGAACTGGGCAGAACATTACAATTCTTAGAATTACCCCACTGCCTCAAAATAGGTAGATCTTAAGGGCCTTAGGTAATTACAGCTATAAACCCCTTATCTGCCACTCATTGAATTCACTATACATTTCTGGATTTTATCTTCTTGATCATAGATATTTTGAAACCTGTACCTGATAATTCCAATACCTGAGGTTTTCCATGGTTCTCTTCCTAATGTCTCATTTCTGCTGATTCTCATTCATATTGTCTTTAGTGCttcattttctctgtgtgccaaatattatatttaaaaaaccttTAGAGTATGACATACAGGCAAGTTTTAGAGTATGATATGTTATTAAGAGAATATATTCTAAGAGTtctttcatcacaagaaaaatttttttcttttccttttattgtatctatatgagatgatggatgttagctgaacctgttgtgataatcatttcacagcatatgcaaatcaaaccattatgctgtataccttaaacaGTTGTGATTGGGTAGTTTTCATCTGCTTTCTTTGGCTTTGGCTGGGACTGCTCAGTTGGGCTGAAGGATCTGCTTCCAAGATGGCTCCACTGACTTGCTGGTAATTTGGTGCTGGCTGGCTAGGAGCTCAGTTAGGGATGATGGCTGGGAACTCTGTTCTTGGCCATGTGGCTTCTCCACATGGCTAGGTGACGTGTCTCAAAGCATTATGGTCTCAGGATAACCATATTTCTTAAATGGTGGCTAGCATAATCCAGAATGCAAAAGCAGAAGCTACTAGGCATTTTTAAGATTTGGGTGCAGTGTAATTTCTGCCACATATATTGGTGAAATAGGTTAGAGAGCCATCCCAGATCCAAGAGGACCACACAAGGCCATGGATATTGGGGGACACCGTTTATGGAGGACCACACAAATAATTTCAGCCTCAGATGGTTTACTTCCATTTTTCCCCTTCTCCTGGGGTGTAGCACTTCAGAGTgttacaggatataaaattacAGAACTCCCATTCTTGTTAGGCCTGAATCCAAGGTCTCTCCCCATTCTCTCTAGATTCCTGCTCAGACTGTCAGCTTCTCTTTTTCCATGTCATGATCTAGTCAGAAGTAATTATTTACTCTCAAATGCTattaagatgtgtgtgtgtgtgtgtgtgtgtgtgtgtgtgtgtgtgtgtgtgtgtagtattcCTTTCAATCTGTTTAGTTGTTCTTAGCAGAAGGGAGAACTGGTACAAATTATCTACTCAGTGATAACCAGAAATTCCTGATTCAGAAACTCCTGGTTATCTTTTATGTTTATGTTCTCTTCCTTCAAGTGTATGTTAACTCCACAAAAGGCCTTATACCACTGTTATATAAGTAAGCCAAAGATTGCCTCTgtgtatgttttttatttctttgcttcagGCCAGGACCCATTTTCTCAAAAACTCACTCGTGCCAAACTCAAATTTTTACATGTCAGTTATCTTAAAAATAGCTCAAATAAGCAAATTATTAGCCACTTAGAGCTTAACTGCTTTAAATACCTGTAAGACCTCACCCCACATCTGCTAGCCATTGCTAAGGAAGAGCCTTGTGGTTATAAGATTCCAATTTTCTATGGCCCTTTGGAGCTCTCTGACTCAGAGACTCCGCATTATGCTCCAGAGGAACATCACCTAGACGCGTAAGCCCCCTTTCCAACACGTCCTGGGAGTTACTTTGCTCTCCCCACTTCTGAGGGTAGCCCCCATACCATAAGCCTCTGGATGGTCTCATGCTCTGAGGGACTTTCCCTCAGAGTCCTGTCCAAGCACCACTCAGTAAAGTATGTTGTATGTTACTGCCTCTCATAGTCATATATTTTCCCTTAATCATCCCCAAAATCTTGAGTACTCCTACAACCACTTCATAATTTGTACTCAATACAGTTGCCCTCCCCACAAGAAACTTTAATGCATTTGTTGCTGAGAGAAAGCTGGAACAAGAGTGTTAGTAGTGCTCAAGAATGCAGAAGCCACTGAGCAAGGATTTGTATAGAGTCCTATATAGGGGACAGAGCAACAAAGTCAGGGCACTATTTGGCTTGGAACTGCAAATAATGATGCCAGTACTACCCCTGCTGTGTAGTTGTTTCTGAAACACCTGCAACTATAGTGTATGACTTAAGTACTTTGACAACAAGACACCACCCAGGGACCTCTGAAGGCCGCGTGACAGAGTCCTATGATTTCCTCCCATTGGCAGATGGAATATCTAAGCAGGTCTCCCCAGCAACTGTTAGGGTATTTTCTAGTTCTCTGTGATCCACAGTCACATTTGTGATTAAAGACAGATGGCATGAGATAACAATAGGAACCATAGATGATAGTTTCAGAAAATTAGTCTCCTCCCTCCCACAGAATCACATCGAGAGTCAAGTGCTGACCTCTAGTGGCAGTCGAGATAGTgtacttcaatgattccttggcAAAAAAAACTACAATTTTTACTACAATGGGTAATAATTTGACTTTATTAGATATTGTGCTTGAGTAATATTTAAATATGagttaaaattacttaaaattttgaaaagtttaaataacaattaaaaaatatgtcttttttttagaCAGTTTTCTCATCACCACAATTCTTTTCTATGGCTAATGTTAAAAGCCAGGTCCTTAACCTCCCTAGTAAGGTAGAATAGACTAGAATATTTGTGCAAACACAGTACATAATATGTGTCCAATTTTAGAATTGTAATCATAAAGTACTAGTATAAATGTACTACTTTAGGGCATGAGGACTTGATGTTCTGACACCAGGTGGCCACTGACAGCCTTCTAGCAGGCCACTAAGATCTTTCTTGTGCTGTATTTTAGGCCCCCCAGCCCACAGCTCTCCCAGGATCTGAGAGCAGCATACAGTTCAAGGTCTCTGTATCTGGCCCAGGTTCTCAGCAAAGGTTTCTGGGCCTCTAGCTTTATTACATTTTCTAGGGAAAATTttgcattcttattttttaaagccaGCAACTTCTGCTGAATTCTAACATTAAGGGGGGACTAAAATGGGGATGTAGGAGAAATTACTGTATGAACTTTGTCTCCTACTTCCAACAGCAGCTCCCACCACTGGTACTAGTCAAAGCCCTCAGCAGGCACTTGCTTTCCTCCGCTCAAGGCCTATCAAGCCCCAGTGATAGTGAGCTGTGTCAAGGCCCCAGGCAGCTCCCAGCAGGTAACTGTTGTAGGGCCCCAGTGTTTCTGGTCTTCTAGGTTTCTAAGTGTAAAAGCGCATAGCAAAACCCTTTGATACATATTTGTGTTAAGTGCTCATTTTCTTATTCTCCctaaacccattttttaaatctaccAAGACCTGTTCTTCCAGACAGTCAGTCTCACTGACTTAGTTTCCTTAACTATACAGTCTGAACCTCGTGGTCATGTACTTGAGCACTACTCAAACTAACTTATTCAATTCCCTAAGCATTTTGATTTCCTTTCATACCCCCAAAGAAATCACTCTGGCCATCCACTACTTTCACTCCCATTTTGGGGATGACCAGTTTTGCTGGAGAAGATTGCACAACTGTGAAACTGGGGCCAATAAAGGCACACAGCTTCCTCCCTCAGCTGGTCTTCCATGCTGCTTGCCAATCCTGTAGCTTGGCCTCAGTGAGTGTTCTCACAAGTCTCCTGTGGCAGATATTCAAGCTTTTACCAGTTCTCCTTGATTTCTGTTCCTCATTCCCTCACCCTTCTAAACAGTAACCTCATTTCGTACTTTAAAGGGGGTAAAAAGGTCATTAGAAAGAAACTCCTTCTTCACACCTGTTTACTTCTGTACTTCTGCATAATTGTACCCatctttccctcttctttttatTTGGAGAGAGGAAAAAACCTCTCCTTT is a window of Manis pentadactyla isolate mManPen7 chromosome 3, mManPen7.hap1, whole genome shotgun sequence DNA encoding:
- the DNAJC5B gene encoding dnaJ homolog subfamily C member 5B; this encodes MACNIPNQRQRTMSTSGEALYEILGLHKGASDKEIKKTYRKLALKHHPDKNPDDPAAAEKFKEINKAHTILTNTSKRNIYDKYGSLGLYVAEQFGDENVNTYFMLSSWWAKTLIAVIGLLTGCYFCCCLCCCCNCCCGRCRPQSSVPEEDFYVSPEDLEEQIKTDIEKDVDFPVVLQPTNANEKTQLIREGPRSYCTDSQC